A portion of the Magnolia sinica isolate HGM2019 chromosome 17, MsV1, whole genome shotgun sequence genome contains these proteins:
- the LOC131230327 gene encoding uncharacterized protein LOC131230327 isoform X4: MGFVGGDEEGKKSLEDGETQILALDSDDDSPPPSARHHVSSASPHVSATGSNPGSARKSFTSVRAESLRSSGLAAALSMTPKGTDVEPNPTLSNSGSEQKQDNAKVSNPGTDGIKKDDVLNSLSHRTPFIGIEMSERHQDHAAENCHRTKNARARKLFSESIPAGNVEIINKVDDPTEKSDSFKLLVSSNGTAGLSYVGSQEPGEQSQANALDIVDKFLSINDVEVSGEVRPGKDLGGKSPHISSAKGAQSLAKRSDLRSPVVKEGIFDWIDSHEDEGGGEFFSKRKDALLESKRRMRKSHTQPRKPKHAEFKITRDAVDKFGEKEEGTISQIGRKIIGLTHSDSRLILHGGDGVQFSKAKTKKNLLKELDEQSNAAVSGQPLEKTAIEGGSPSLYDVGIDTQLAAEAMEALVCGPSADHDLMDVHPVARNSTERSSRSATKNKARSKHVSVRKRSCSTSDSEETTRKPKQTKSTKFRKGLNPFRKHSKDSSTKSSGKESAVKANSNGEKRKHEEEHFTNRESPNGNECLSGKSSKSVERGKTRGNVDVTHIKKVDSSASNGHASIEKGLVQGHGTVTPIASRTRQSKTMNQLKKNRISYNQLPVEDSILGSKRKGSNFVSYPKGKRTRRNMSDDLNNAANLTGLPIATDAMAEVNAKSSAQQKQSKTDMGNYFVSLDTVKRKARSSNTPMPPSLLGPCMPSETDQMGSITVMNEEIPPENLTSPTSGVLTCAGQKYGVESARTLVEDARGNAGLEGSPKGKVQPSQSAFTTPSKDVHAVSPICAGDDRQKQSSKKGLSRSSLARELIRLDASEAVQAHLKDMRRRRDMASVSVLFSHHLGEDIIKQQRKKILARLGVSTASSSWDATHFIADKFVRTRNMLEAVALGKPVVTHLWLESCGQASCFIDERNYILRDTKKEKEIGFSMPASLARACHSPLLQDKRVFITPNVKPGREVVTSLVKAVHGQAMERIGRSAMKDDKIPDNLLILSCEEDYTICVPLLEKGAEVYSSELLLNGIVIQKLEYERHRLFTDHVKRTRTTIWLRNEDGNQFHPVSRHT; this comes from the exons CGAGACATCATGTTTCTTCTGCATCACCACACGTGAGTGCAACTGGATCAAATCCTG GATCTGCACGAAAAAGCTTCACATCAGTTCGTGCGGAGTCCTTGCGGTCTTCTGGTCTTGCTGCGGCTCTCAGTATGACTCCCAAGGGAACTGACGTTGAACCAAATCCCACTTTGAGTAATAGTGGATCAGAGCAAAAGCAAGACAATGCTAAAGTTTCAAATCCTGGTACTGATGGCATAAAAAAGGATGATGTTCTCAACAGCTTAAGTCACCGGACTCCTTTTATTGGCATTGAAATGTCTGAACGACATCAGGATCATGCGGCTGAGAACTGTCATAGGACCAAGAATGCAAGGGCAAGAAAACTTTTTAGTGAAAGTATACCGGCGGGAAACGTGGAAATCATAAACAAGGTTGATGACCCAACTGAAAAATCTGACTCATTTAAATTGCTTGTCAGCTCAAATGGTACTGCTGGGTTAAGCTATGTCGGGTCACAGGAGCCAGGTGAACAGTCACAAGCCAATGCGTTGGACATTGTAGATAAATTTCTATCCATCAACGATGTAGAGGTATCTGGAGAAGTGAGGCCTGGCAAAGACCTTGGTGGGAAATCGCCCCACATCTCGAGTGCAAAAGGGGCTCAAAGTTTGGCTAAAAGATCTGATCTTAGAAGTCCGGTGGTCAAGGAAGGGATCTTTGACTGGATTGACAGTCATGAGGATGAGGGTGGGGGAGAATTCTTCAGCAAAAGAAAGGATGCTTTGCTTGAAAGCAAACGCCGCATGCGGAAATCACATACCCAACCTCGGAAACCCAAGCATGCTGAATTCAAAATAACTAGAGATGCAGTTGATAAATtcggagagaaagaagaaggcaCAATCTCTCAAATCGGTCGGAAAATAATAGGTTTAACTCATTCAGATTCAAGGCTAATTTTGCACGGAGGTGATGGAGTACAGTTTTCTAAGGCAAAAACAAAGAAGAATCTCTTGAAGGAGCTGGATGAACAGTCTAATGCAGCGGTTTCAGGGCAGCCATTGGAGAAAACTGCCATCGAAGGAGGTTCACCTAGTTTATATGATGTTGGTATTGATACTCAATTGGCTGCTGAAGCAATGGAGGCCTTAGTTTGCGGGCCATCTGCTGATCATGATCTCATGGATGTGCATCCTGTGGCAAGAAACTCAACTGAACGTTCCTCCAGGAGTGCAACAAAGAACAAAGCCCGTTCAAAGCATGTTTCTGTTAGGAAGAGGTCTTGTTCTACATCTGATTCAGAGGAAACTACAAGAAAACCCAAGCAAACAAAGAGCACAAAATTTAGGAAAGGTCTTAATCCTTTTAGGAAACACTCAAAGGACTCAAGCACTAAGAGTTCAGGGAAAGAATCGGCAGTAAAAGCAAACTCAAACGGGGAAAAGCGGAAGCATGAAGAAGAACACTTCACCAACCGGGAATCTCCCAACGGTAATGAATGCTTGAGTGGAAAGTCTTCTAAATCCGTCGAGAGAGGGAAGACACGAGGAAATGTGGATGTGACTCACATAAAAAAGGTGGACTCATCAGCATCAAATGGGCATGCCTCGATCGAGAAAGGACTTGTACAGGGGCATGGGACTGTTACACCTATTGCAAGCCGGACGAGACAATCGAAAACAATGAATCAATTGAAAAAGAACAGGATTTCATATAATCAGCTTCCAGTGGAGGATAGTATCCTTGGGAGCAAAAGAAAGGGGAGCAATTTCGTGAGTTATCCCAAAGGGAAGAGAACACGCCGTAATATGTCAGATGATTTAAACAATGCTGCCAACTTGACTGGCCTACCCATTGCAACTGATGCTATGGCAGAAGTCAATGCAAAATCATCTGCACAACAGAAACAGTCAAAAACCGATATGGGAAATTATTTTGTGAGCCTAGATACAGTGAAGAGGAAAGCAAGATCATCCAATACGCCCATGCCACCATCCTTGCTTGGGCCATGCATGCCTTCTGAAACTGATCAGATGGGTTCCATCACTGTCATGAATGAGGAAATACCCCCTGAAAATCTGACATCACCCACCTCTGGTGTACTGACATGTGCCGGTCAGAAATATGGTGTTGAGTCTGCTAGAACGCTTGTTGAAGATGCAAGAGGAAATGCCGGTTTAGAAGGATCCCCAAAGGGAAAAGTCCAACCATCTCAGTCAGCCTTTACTACACCTTCAAAAGATGTGCATGCAGTATCACCTATTTGTGCGGGTGATGACCGCCAAAAGCAATCTAGCAAGAAAGGGTTATCAAGATCATCTCTTGCAAGGGAGCTTATTAGGTTAGATGCCTCCGAAGCAGTGCAAGCTCATTTGAAGGATATGCGAAGACGAAGAGATATGGCTAGTGTGAGTGTTTTGTTTAGTCATCACTTGGGTGAAGATATAATTAAGCAGCAGAGAAAG AAGATTTTGGCCCGGCTTGGAGTCTCCACTGCATCCTCTTCTTGGGATGCAACACACTTCATAGCAGATAAGTTTGTGCGTACGAGGAACATGTTGGAAGCGGTGGCTCTCGGTAAACCTGTGGTGACACATTTGTGGCTCGAGAGCTGCGGGCAAGCAAGCTGTTTTATCGATGAGAGAAATTACATACTGAGGGATaccaagaaggagaaggagattgGCTTCAGCATGCCTGCTTCTTTGGCTCGTGCATGCCACAGTCCGCTCTTACAG GATAAAAGGGTGTTTATCACCCCTAATGTTAAACCTGGTAGAGAAGTTGTCACAAGCTTAGTCAAGGCAGTTCACGGCCAG GCAATGGAGAGAATAGGGAGATCTGCAATGAAGGATGATAAAATTCCGGACAATCTTTTGATCCTTTCATGCGAAGAAGATTATACAATCTGTGTGCCTCTCCTTGAAAAAG GTGCAGAGGTTTATAGTTCAGAACTTCTACTGAATGGAATCGTCATTCAGAAATTGGAGTATGAGAG GCATCGACTTTTCACGGATCATGTTAAGAGAACCCGAACGACGATATGGTTAAGAAATGAAGACGGCAATCAGTTTCATCCTGTAAGCAGACATACatag